One genomic segment of Pongo abelii isolate AG06213 chromosome 13, NHGRI_mPonAbe1-v2.0_pri, whole genome shotgun sequence includes these proteins:
- the LOC100450261 gene encoding large ribosomal subunit protein eL36-like, whose protein sequence is MALRYPMAMGLDKGHKVTKNVSVSKPRHRHRHSRRRGRVTKHTKLVQDMILEVCGFAPYEWHAVELLKVSKDKRAPKFIKKRVGTHIRAKRKREELSNVLAAMRKAAAKKH, encoded by the coding sequence ATGGCTCTACGCTACCCTATGGCCATGGGCCTCGACAAGGGCCACAAGGTGACCAAGAACGTGAGCGTGAGCAAGCCCAGGCACAGGCACAGGCACAGCCGCCGCCGCGGGCGTGTGACCAAACACACCAAGCTCGTGCAGGACATGATTCTGGAGGTGTGTGGCTTTGCCCCGTACGAGTGGCACGCCGTGGAGCTACTGAAGGTCTCCAAGGACAAACGGGCCCCCAAGTTTATCAAGAAAAGGGTGGGGACGCACATCCGCGCCAAGAGGAAGCGGGAGGAGCTGAGCAATGTACTGGCCGCCATGAGGAAAGCTGCTGCCAAGAAACACTga